From a region of the Castanea sativa cultivar Marrone di Chiusa Pesio chromosome 10, ASM4071231v1 genome:
- the LOC142613321 gene encoding DEAD-box ATP-dependent RNA helicase 5 produces the protein MGRKLKDSTATGVLPGDSEPPQSPENKIKKKKKNKNKQRNKDKAEEPEANNPKRKHEEIEPKEKKSKNKKPKEDDKESKTHQGKEEDETVKDGLVVVSGHNAKLGKYAPLKSFAESGLSQEVLECCKNFQSPSPIQSHAWPFLLDARDFIGIAATGSGKTLAFGVPAIMHVLNERKGKMSKGRNPLCLVLSPTRELAQQISDVLCDAGKSCGVESVCLYGGTSKGPQIASLKSGVDIVIGTPGRLKDLIEMGVCCLKEVSFVVLDEADRMLDMGFEQEVRSILGQTCSARQMVMFSATWPLLVHQLAQEFMDPNPVKVVVGSEDLAANHDVMQIVEVLDDRSRDQRLVTLLEKYHQSQRNRVLVFVLYKYETKRVENMLLERGWNVVSIHGDKAQHERTKALSLFKKGSCPLMIATDVAARGLDIPDVEVVINYSFPLTTEDYVHRIGRTGRAGKKGVAHTFFMQQNKGLAGELVNVLREAGQIVPEALLKFGTHVKKKESKLYGAHFKEISLDAPKAKKITFDDSDDDD, from the exons ATGGGTCGGAAACTCAAGGACTCCACCGCCACCGGCGTTCTTCCTGGTGATTCAGAACCCCCACAAAGCCCAGAAAAtaagataaagaagaagaagaagaataagaataagCAAAGGAACAAGGACAAAGCCGAAGAACCTGAAGCTAATAACCCCAAGCGAAAGCACGAAGAAATCGAGcccaaagagaagaagagtaaGAACAAGAAACCGAAAGAGGATGACAAGGAAAGCAAAACCCACCAAGGAAAAGAAGAGGATGAAACTGTGAAAGATGGTCTGGTTGTGGTGAGTGGGCATAATGCGAAATTGGGTAAGTATGCTCCTTTGAAGTCCTTCGCCGAGTCGGGTCTGTCCCAAGAGGTTTTGGAGTGCTGCAAGAACTTCCAGAGCCCCTCACCCATTCAGTCCCATGCCTGGCCTTTCTTATTGGACGCTCGTGACTTTATCGGCATTGCCGCCACCGGCTCAG gTAAGACACTGGCATTTGGGGTGCCGGCAATTATGCATGTGTTGAACGAACGAAAAGGAAAGATGTCGAAGGGGCGTAATCCGCTTTGCCTCGTGCTTTCACCAACTAGGGAGCTAGCTCAACAA atTTCAGATGTTCTGTGTGATGCTGGGAAATCTTGTGGTGTGGAATCAGTTTGTCTATACGGAGGAACCTCAAAAGGACCTCAGATAGCTTCTTTGAAGTCTGGTGTT GACATTGTCATTGGAACACCTGGTCGTTTAAAGGATCTGATTGAAATGGGAGTGTGCTGCCTTAAGGAGGTGTCATTTGTG GTTCTTGATGAAGCCGATCGAATGCTGGATATGGGATTTGAGCAAGAAGTTCGCTCTATTCTGGGTCAGACCTGTTCTG CTCGCCAAATGGTAATGTTCAGTGCCACGTGGCCTCTCTTAGTTCATCAATTAGCTCAGGAGTTCATGGATCCTAATCCAGTTAAG GTTGTTGTAGGTTCAGAGGATTTAGCTGCCAACCATGATGTAATGCAGATAGTAGAG gTCTTGGATGATCGTTCACGTGATCAGCGTTTAGTCACTCTGCTGGAAAAATACCACCAATCCCAAAG GAATAGAGTATTGGTTTTTGTCTTGTACAAATATGAAACAAAACGTGTCGAAAATATGCTGTTAGAAAG GGGTTGGAATGTTGTTTCAATACATGGTGACAAAGCACAACATGAACGTACAAAGGCATTGTCATTATTCAAGAAAGGAAGCTGCCCTTTGATG ATAGCTACTGACGTAGCTGCTCGAGGATTGGATATTCCAGATGTTGAAGTGGTGATCAACTATAGTTTTCCTCTGACCACAGAGGACTATGTCCACAGAATTGGGCGGACTGGACGGGCTGGTAAAAAGGGTGTTGCTCATACATTCTTCATGCAGCAGAACAAG GGGCTTGCTGGCGAGCTGGTAAATGTCCTCAGAGAAGCTGGGCAAATTGTGCCTGAGGCCCTTTTAAAATTTGGCACTCATGTAAAGAAGAAG GAGTCCAAGCTTTATGGGGCTCACTTCAAGGAAATTTCTCTAGATGCTCCAAAGGCTAAAAAGATTACATTTGATGACTCTGATGATGATGACTGA
- the LOC142613884 gene encoding disease resistance protein RPM1-like has translation MAEIVVNFVMDKLTTLIQEEVQQLRGVKEEAVWIRDKLEYINALLTAADEIEDRSPGVDDVWIKQLRDVAYDIEDALDEFRLLTHHPDHESHDFLTRKLSTIKNIIARHQFAGEIQRINSRIQSISEGHERFQRKTIDANIPAKTWDNHRQNALLIEEADLVGIENPKKQLVSWLIQDDTGREVVSVVGMGGSGKTTLVKKVYDDALVKLQFKYRAWITVSQSLKMEELLKHMLRQLYRVKRKPVPQELDSMTNEQLRKKINSFLQHKTKRYLIVLDDLWRIEEWDAVKYAFPNINSSRVMLTTRISDIANASVMEYHGNVYSLNPLPLEESRTLFCRKTFGENSCPPHFKNLTESILQRCEGLPLAIVAISGVLATKGSVDEWDMIQRSLGAELEENARISSMEKILSLSYKDLPYYLKSCFLYFSIFPKNHVIDQMRLIRLWIAEGFVGTKDNMTLEEVAQGYLYELLNRSLIQVAGTTSEGRIKTCRVHDLLRELVISKKVREQNFVTIARGQNTEWPEKVRRLSIHKTMPDVLQSQSVSHLRSLHMFWRVDSLSETLKSLSFPLEFKLLNVLDLQGAPLEVFPKEIIKLFLLKYLSLRSTMIKIIPPGIGNLRYLETLDLKHTCVTELPVEILKLQKLRHLLVYRYEIQSYAQINSKYGFKAMAQIGCLHSLQKLCSIEADHVILGELGKLDQLRRLGIVKFRREHGSALCTSIEMLKRLRALSITSIEENEVLDLGSLSCPPPFLQRLFLSGRLEKLPHWMSSLHCLAKISLKWSQLRDDPLEYLQNLPNLVHLEFLQVYEGETLHFNAGGFQRLKVLSLDKLDGLKMVIVEKGAMSFLEKLILQRCKLLHSLPSGIEHLSKLKSLEFYDMPNELIMTLRPDIDGGDYWKVEHVPEINSTYWKDGGWDVFSLYTSIEGEGSTSAPTRSLELPPYWK, from the coding sequence ATGGCTGAAATTGTGGTAAATTTTGTAATGGACAAGTTGACCACCTTAATTCAAGAAGAGGTGCAACAGTTGAGGGGGGTGAAGGAAGAAGCTGTGTGGATCAGAGACAAACTGGAGTACATCAACGCCTTACTAACAGCTGCAGACGAAATAGAAGACAGGAGTCCTGGAGTTGACGACGTGTGGATTAAGCAACTAAGGGATGTGGCTTATGATATTGAAGATGCTCTTGATGAATTCAGGCTTCTCACGCATCATCCTGACCATGAATCCCATGATTTTCTTACAAGAAAACTTTCGACAATAAAGAATATTATAGCTCGCCATCAATTCGCTGGAGAAATACAACGCATCAATTCCAGAATCCAAAGTATCTCAGAGGGACACGAGAGATTCCAGAGAAAAACTATCGATGCCAATATTCCTGCTAAGACATGGGATAACCATCGACAGAATGCCCTTCTGATAGAAGAAGCTGATCTAGTGGGCATCGAAAATCCCAAAAAACAGCTGGTCAGCTGGCTAATCCAGGATGATACTGGACGAGAAGTGGTTTCCGTGGTTGGAATGGGGGGGTCGGGCAAGACCACCTTGGTAAAGAAAGTCTATGATGATGCACTAGTGAAGCTACAATTCAAATACCGTGCTTGGATAACTGTTTCTCAATCTCTTAAGATGGAAGAGCTACTAAAACACATGCTTCGGCAACTCTACCGGGTGAAGAGGAAACCAGTTCCTCAAGAACTGGACAGCATGACCAACGAGcagctaagaaaaaaaatcaacagcTTTTTGCAGCATAAGACTAAAAGGTACCTGATTGTATTAGATGACTTGTGGCGCATAGAAGAGTGGGATGCAGTCAAATATGCATTTCCAAACATCAATAGCAGCCGAGTAATGCTAACAACACGCATTTCTGACATAGCCAATGCCTCTGTCATGGAGTACCATGGTAACGTCTATTCTTTGAACCCTTTACCTCTTGAAGAGTCTCGGACTTTATTTTGCAGGAAGACTTTTGGAGAAAACTCTTGCCCCCCTCATTTCAAGAATCTCACAGAGAGTATCCTCCAAAGATGTGAAGGATTGCCACTTGCAATTGTGGCAATTAGTGGCGTTTTGGCAACCAAGGGCAGCGTAGATGAATGGGATATGATTCAACGTAGTCTTGGTGCTGAACTCgaggaaaatgctagaatcAGTAGTATGGAAAAGATATTATCACTCAGTTATAAAGATTTACCTTACTATCTCAAGTCTTGTTTTCTGTATTTTAGCATCTTTCCTAAAAATCATGTCATTGACCAAATGAGGCTGATACGATTATGGATAGCGGAAGGATTTGTGGGAACAAAAGATAACATGACTTTGGAAGAAGTTGCCCAAGGCTACCTCTACGAGCTCTTGAACAGAAGCCTGATCCAAGTGGCTGGAACAACTAGTGAAGGGAGGATCAAAACATGCCGCGTCCATGACCTGCTACGTGAATTAGTCATTTCCAAAAAGGTAAGAGAACAGAACTTTGTAACAATAGCTCGTGGACAAAACACAGAGTGGCCTGAAAAAGTTCGTCGTTTGTCAATACATAAAACCATGCCAGATGTACTACAAAGCCAGAGCGTCTCTCATCTTCGTTCTTTGCACATGTTTTGGAGGGTAGATTCACTGTCTGAGACTTTAAAATCCCTTTCATTTCCCCTTGAGTTTAAGCTTCTTAATGTCTTAGATTTGCAAGGTGCACCTCTAGAGGTATTTCCAAAAGAGATCATCAAGTTGTTCCTTTTGAAATATCTAAGCTTGAGGAGCacaatgataaaaataattccACCCGGAATTGGGAATCTTCGGTACCTAGAGACATTGGATCTTAAACACACATGCGTCACTGAATTGCCTGTTGAGATCTTGAAGCTTCAGAAACTTCGCCACCTACTGGTGTATCGGTATGAAATACAATCTTATGCACAAATAAATTCCAAATATGGCTTCAAGGCCATGGCACAAATAGGATGTCTCCATTCCTTGCAAAAGCTCTGCTCTATAGAGGCTGATCATGTTATATTGGGGGAACTTGGAAAGCTGGATCAACTGCGGAGGCTAGGCATTGTAAAGTTCAGAAGAGAACACGGGAGTGCTCTGTGCACttccattgaaatgctaaaaAGGCTCCGTGCTTTGTCTATAACTTCGATAGAAGAGAATGAGGTCCTCGATCTTGGAAGCCTATCTTGCCCTCCACCATTTCTTCAGCGGCTATTCTTGTCAGGACGTTTGGAGAAGTTGCCGCACTGGATGTCTTCTCTTCATTGTCTGGCCAAGATATCCTTAAAGTGGAGTCAATTAAGGGATGATCCACTTGAATATCTTCAAAATTTGCCCAATCTGGTACATCTTGAATTTCTACAGGTTTATGAGGGAGAGACGCTGCATTTTAATGCTGGTGGATTTCAGAGGCTTAAGGTTTTAAGCCTTGATAAATTGGATGGACTGAAGATGGTAATAGTAGAGAAGGGAGCAATGTCTTTCCTTGAAAAGTTAATCCTCCAGCGCTGCAAATTGTTGCACAGCCTGCCATCAGGTATCGAACACCTAAGCAAGCTGAAATCGCTGGAGTTTTACGACATGCCTAATGAGTTAATCATGACATTACGTCCAGACATCGATGGTGGGGACTATTGGAAGGTTGAACATGTACCTGAAATTAACTCTACCTATTGGAAAGATGGCGGTTGGGATGTCTTCTCATTATACACATCAAT